A segment of the Selenihalanaerobacter shriftii genome:
ACTATCCCTATTCTTTCAGCTGGAATCTTTTCATCTAATTTAAACTGTTCTATTAGTTCTTGGTCATATCCTAACAAAAGCAATCCTACTCTAGCACCATTACTTTCTACAATAGCATTAGTAGCCAATGTAGTAGATAATGATACTATCTCTATTCTCTCAAACCACTCTTGCTTCAATCCTCCAATACAATTATTTATACCTTCTGTTAGATTGTAATGTGTTGTTAAAGCTTTATTCTTATCTATCAATTCATCTTGTTCTCTATCATAGATAACTGCATCAGTATATGTACCGCCTGTATCTATCCCTAGAACAACCCTCATCCCTATCTCTCCTTTGATAAACTGCCTAATAACATTCAAATAATAAAAATACAATTTTGTTTTACAGATTATATCCTAACTATTATTACTTAATGATAATGATTACTAAACTAAGAATGGCAAAAAGAGAGGTATATACCCCTCTTTTTAAAAGCTAACATTTGAATTAAATAGTTAACTTATCACTTTTAGCTGCCTTAATATAGTTAGCACAATAAGTATCATTACCTAAAAGAGTATCAGATGCCGTAGCTAATGACATAATCTTATCATCTAATGGATCCATAATTGCACTATCTAAACCTCTACTCATAGCTAATACCAAATACGCTTGATTCAATAACTGCCGCTTAGGTAACCCATGGGAAATATTACTTAAACCACAAGTAATATGCACCCCTTCATACTTATTTGTAATTTCATCAATAGCATTTAAAATATGCATTCCCATTCCATCATCAGTTCCAATCGGTTGAATAATAGGGTCAACATAGATATCATCTAAAGCAATACCATCTGCTGTTAAATTGTCGATTAGTTCAGAAGCAACTCTAATTCTATCATCAGCATCGTTTGGCATACCGCTATCATCCATAACTAAAGCAACTACTGCTGCATCATGTTCTTGGATCATTGGTAAAATTTCATCATATCTATCACCTTCGCCAGTAATAGAATTAACTAATGCTTTACCTTCATGAGCTTCTAACCCTCGCTTTAATGCCTCTGGATTAGGACTATCGATACAAAGCGGTACATCTACAACTTCTTGCACAGTAGTAACTAACCATTCTAAAGCTTCAGGCTCTTCTTTAATCAATGTTCCACAGTTAACATCAATATAATCAGCACCTGCTTCTTCTTGTTCTTTAGCTAATTTTTGAATAAACTCTGCATCTCGCTCTTTTACAGCCGGTTCTACCTCATCTCTACTGGTATTAATTAACTCACCAATTACTATCATCTATACGCCTCCTTTTTATTTTAGTTGTTAGGTGTTGGTTGTTAGTTGTTAGTGACACTGTCTACTGCTTATTGAACAAACTCTCGAGCTAAGTCTGTAGATGTACTTCCGTCTGGAGCATATGCGTCAGCACCAATTTCATTACTAAATTCTTCAGTTACTGGAGCTCCTCCTACCATAATCTTAACTTGGTCTCTGATTCCAGCTTCCTCTAATGCTGCAATAGTCTCTTCCATAGCTGGCATAGTAGTAGTTAATAAAGCTGACATACCTACTACCTCAGGTTGATGCTCTTTAACAGCTTCCACAAATTTATCTGCTGGTATATCTACACCTAAATCTACCACTTCAAATCCTGCTCCTTCTAACATCATAGCTACTAAGTTCTTACCTATATCATGTAAGTCACCTTCAACAGTACCAATTATTACTGTTCCTGCAGAAGATTCATCTTCATCAGCTAAAAGTGGTTTTACTATATCCATTCCTGCATGCATAGCCTTAGCAGATATTAGTACTTCTGGTACAAACATTTCATTCTTTTTAAATCTTGCTCCCACAACATCCATACCTTCAACTAATCCTTGCTTAATGATTTCACCTGGTTCTGCCCCACCATCAACAAGTCCTTGAGCTAAATCAGCTACTTCATCAACACTTCCCTCAATTACTGCCTCTGCTATCTCTTCAAATTTACTCATTTTAATGATTCCCCCTATTTATATTAATTTTAATATTTGAATTTATTTACATCCACTATTTATAATCTTTCTACATACTTCATTCACTCAATCACTTAACCCTTAAGCAGTTCTTCATCTACTAATGATTCGCTATCTTGGGCTATGATTTCTCTAGCAATATCCTTAGCTCTTTCTCGAGCATCTGGACCACCATCTTTAACCCAATCTTCCCAATCAGTAGCATCATATAAAGCATCATCAAAAAATTCAGTACGCATATATTGGAGAGTACTTGCCTGCGTTAAGAAGTTCCCACCTGGTCCTACTTCTTTAATTTCATCATAAGCTAATCTATCTTCACTAAATTCTAACCCTCTTAAAACTCTCTTAGCCATTCCTAACATTTGATTATCTATTACATATTGCTCATAAGCAACACTCATTCCAGTATTCAATAATCCAGCTGCATCATGAATATAATTAGCACCAGATAAAGCTGCTAGTAAAATATTCGACATCTTTTCATATCCTGCTTGAATATCAGGAACCTTAGAATCCGACACTCCTGCAGTATTATAAATAGGTAAATCATAATATTGCGCCATTTCTGCACAAGCAGAATTCATCATACCCATTTCAATAGAACTAAATCTAAAGTCAGAACTTTTCATATCCATAGTCGTTGGTACTACTGAATATAATGTTTTAGCACCAGGCTCAATTATCTGACTGAAGATTACCATAAATAAAGCTTCAGCATTAGTTTGAACTATAGTGCCTGGAAGAGCAATAGGACTAGTTGCTCCAGCAATTGGTGCCGGAGGACCTACAACTGGCACTCCTCTTTCTACAGCATATCTAAAATAATCTGTATAATCTCTTTCCATAGTTAATGGACTCATGATATTAGCTATAAATGAGATGAATGGTTTTTCTTTTAATGCCTCTTCAGACCCTGCAATCCTAACAGCAGCATCTATTACTTTCTTTTGACCTTCTAAAGTATAAATACCACCCATAATATGTTTAGTAGTATTCTTCATTGCATTAAAGAATCTAGCTTCATCTGCCCCTTCTTTTCCAGCATCATCTGGAAAAACAGGTACTACAAAGAAATCAATATTATCTAAACTTTGAACTAATTTAGCTGTATTTACTACATCCTTTGAAGTAGCTCTTCTTCTTTCACCAGTATCTATATCTAATACATTAACTGCAGTACCACCAGTTCCTAAATATACATTAGTCCCACCTAATTCTATATTATGTTTATCTTCTCTTCCATATAGAATCACTTTAGATGGTGCAGAATCTATCGCTTCCTCTACCATACTATTAGGAAGTCTAACAATCTCCTCATCAAAATCTACCTCTGCTCCTTTTTCATCAAATAATTCTAAAGCTTTCTTATTCTCTACTCTAACTCCTATTTCTCTTAGGATATCTAATGTCTTTTGATGAACTTTCTCTTTCTGTTCTTCATTTAAAAATTTAAGTAACCCACCTTGATATGGCATCTTACCCCTCCTTATAGTTTAGTACTTTTTAGTACTTTAAAGTATAATTAATATAAATTTTATTTAATGGTACCACTCCTTTCAATTAATAATTTTCATTGCTAACAATTTTGTTCGACTTATTTCGACACAATTGCAAATTTTCTGATTATTAATAGTAAATTAATCTTTAAATATTATATATTGGTGGGACTATAGAAACATAAAAGCAACATTCTTCATTACCTTTATTGACTAACCTATGAGGAACAGTACTATCATAGTAAATGCTATCTCCTTCTTTTAAGTAATAATCTTGATCGGGATGCTCTATACATAGCTCTCCTTTATCAACTATTATAGCTTCTTCCCCTTTATGAGGTAACAATTCATCAGCATTGGCTTTACCTGACTTTAATTTTCCATACATTATACCCATCTTCTTAGTAGGATCTAAGAACATAATTTCATAAATTAAATTATTATGTGGAAAAGAAGCAATATCTCTTTCCTCCTTGCTCACTACACTTCCTGTATCATGCTCTGTCATCAATAATTGAAAACTTCTAACTCCTAAAGCATCTGCAATCTTCCTTAACGAATTAATAGAAGGATCAATTAAATCCCTTTCTAATTGACTAATATAACTTGAGGAAAATTCCGTCTTCTCAGCTAAGTCTTTTAAGCTAAGTCCTTTTTTCTTTCTAATATCTCTTATTTTTTTTCCTATCATTATAAAACCCCTTCATTTATAAATAGTTAATTTCTAATATTAAATTATACTTAATTTGATATTTTTGGAAGTGTTCAATTAAGTATATATTAAGTCTTAACTATATTATTCATTATTTATAAATAATTTTCCTGCATTTTTACAAATTACTTTAAAAAGTGATAAAACTATCAATATTGTTAAGGGGTTATTAATTAAGTATAACTAAACTACTATCTAGTTAAATTATATAATATAAGATAAAATTAACCAATGTATAATTTCAATTATTAATTGTAATATATTATTTTTTAGTTATTTTTTTGTAAATAATAATGTAATCTAATCTTTGAAAAAATAAAATCCTAGATTTTAACTTAAAATCTAGGATAAAAATATAAACTCATTATTTAATGTTAAATTTACCAATTACTTCTATGATCATTTATCCTATATTGCCCCGGAGTAACACCTATCTTTTTCTTGAAGACTTTACTAAAGTAACTAGCATCATAGTATCCTGTCCATTTAGCAATCTTCTTTAATGGCTTCTCTGTCTCTCTAAGTAATCTTTTAGCTTCTCGTAAGCGCACTTTAGTTAAATGCTCTATAACTGTTTTTCCAGTTCCTTCTTTAAAAATCTTACTTAAATAAGAAGTGCTTAAATAAATATGATTAGCAATCTGATCTAAAGATAGTTTATCTGCATAATTATAATTTATAAATTCTTTCACCTTTTGAATTATTTCTGGTTTATGTAACTTATTTTTTTTATGAAGTAAATTTATATATCTATTAATAAAACTCTTTGTTAATTCAAATTTCTTCTTTAAATTAATAGGTCTATTAATTTCTTTTATCAATTGATCATTTAAATGTAATGTTGCTTCTAAACTTACCCCTCCTTCAATAGCAGTCCTTGATGACATAATAGCAATTTCTAAACACCTAGTTTCAATTAACTTCTCTTTCAAGCCACTACTTAACATATCATTAAATATCTCATCTAATAGTAAACAGACCTTATCTTTGTTACCATACTTTACTTCATCAAATAGTTCTTTCTCTTTATCGATAGAACATACAGTCTTAGAATCAACGCTTTGATTTGAATTGATTCTTTTATCTAAGTGCCAAGCCATTTCACTACTTCTCATTTCTCTTAATTTTTCCATAGGTGTTCCCATTTGTATTCCCCCTTATTGAAAATAAATTTATCAACTCTTAATTTTGTCATGCTTATAAATGTTCTGATAATTAAATATTCTAATAATGAAGACCTGTTATTTCATAATCATGATTATTTTGTAACCATGATTATAATTTAGATATCATTAGGCAAAATTCCTGTATTTTTCTTAAAAAATAATAAAATAAAAAAAGCTAGGGATATCCCTAGCTTTTTTTAAGAAATGATGAATCAATATATTAAAATTTTGCATGAAAAAACATAGGTGTAATCAAATCCTGTTGTTAGGAAATGAAACCTATGAAAGAAATGTTATCTATAAGATTAATTGAATTGGAGGTGGCATCTGGATTTGAACCAGAGAATAAGGGATTTGCAGTCCCCTGCCTTACCGCTTGGCTATGCCACCATTACACTATTAATAAAACTTAACTACACCCTCATTTATTTATAATATAATATTTAACTAAAAATGTCAAGAGCAATGAATATAAGATAAAACAAATTAAACGACATTCCAAATGTTTGGAATGTCGTTTAAAATCATATTTCAATTATTATTTGAATTTCTGTTCTATAACTTTTACTGCATCTTTCTCATCTACTGTCTTCATACCTGCTACCCATTTTGTAACTAAATCTAAATTATTTTTAATCCATTCTTCAGCAATTTTTTCTGGATCACGCTTCTTTTTACCGTACTCTAATATCCACTTACTTTGAATCTTAGAGCTTATTTTAAACTGCTTTAATAATTTATAAAAGTTAGGTGCGTCATCTTTGAA
Coding sequences within it:
- a CDS encoding trimethylamine methyltransferase family protein; amino-acid sequence: MPYQGGLLKFLNEEQKEKVHQKTLDILREIGVRVENKKALELFDEKGAEVDFDEEIVRLPNSMVEEAIDSAPSKVILYGREDKHNIELGGTNVYLGTGGTAVNVLDIDTGERRRATSKDVVNTAKLVQSLDNIDFFVVPVFPDDAGKEGADEARFFNAMKNTTKHIMGGIYTLEGQKKVIDAAVRIAGSEEALKEKPFISFIANIMSPLTMERDYTDYFRYAVERGVPVVGPPAPIAGATSPIALPGTIVQTNAEALFMVIFSQIIEPGAKTLYSVVPTTMDMKSSDFRFSSIEMGMMNSACAEMAQYYDLPIYNTAGVSDSKVPDIQAGYEKMSNILLAALSGANYIHDAAGLLNTGMSVAYEQYVIDNQMLGMAKRVLRGLEFSEDRLAYDEIKEVGPGGNFLTQASTLQYMRTEFFDDALYDATDWEDWVKDGGPDARERAKDIAREIIAQDSESLVDEELLKG
- a CDS encoding methyltetrahydrofolate cobalamin methyltransferase; translation: MIVIGELINTSRDEVEPAVKERDAEFIQKLAKEQEEAGADYIDVNCGTLIKEEPEALEWLVTTVQEVVDVPLCIDSPNPEALKRGLEAHEGKALVNSITGEGDRYDEILPMIQEHDAAVVALVMDDSGMPNDADDRIRVASELIDNLTADGIALDDIYVDPIIQPIGTDDGMGMHILNAIDEITNKYEGVHITCGLSNISHGLPKRQLLNQAYLVLAMSRGLDSAIMDPLDDKIMSLATASDTLLGNDTYCANYIKAAKSDKLTI
- a CDS encoding corrinoid protein codes for the protein MSKFEEIAEAVIEGSVDEVADLAQGLVDGGAEPGEIIKQGLVEGMDVVGARFKKNEMFVPEVLISAKAMHAGMDIVKPLLADEDESSAGTVIIGTVEGDLHDIGKNLVAMMLEGAGFEVVDLGVDIPADKFVEAVKEHQPEVVGMSALLTTTMPAMEETIAALEEAGIRDQVKIMVGGAPVTEEFSNEIGADAYAPDGSTSTDLAREFVQ
- a CDS encoding AraC family transcriptional regulator is translated as MGTPMEKLREMRSSEMAWHLDKRINSNQSVDSKTVCSIDKEKELFDEVKYGNKDKVCLLLDEIFNDMLSSGLKEKLIETRCLEIAIMSSRTAIEGGVSLEATLHLNDQLIKEINRPINLKKKFELTKSFINRYINLLHKKNKLHKPEIIQKVKEFINYNYADKLSLDQIANHIYLSTSYLSKIFKEGTGKTVIEHLTKVRLREAKRLLRETEKPLKKIAKWTGYYDASYFSKVFKKKIGVTPGQYRINDHRSNW
- a CDS encoding helix-turn-helix domain-containing protein, which codes for MIGKKIRDIRKKKGLSLKDLAEKTEFSSSYISQLERDLIDPSINSLRKIADALGVRSFQLLMTEHDTGSVVSKEERDIASFPHNNLIYEIMFLDPTKKMGIMYGKLKSGKANADELLPHKGEEAIIVDKGELCIEHPDQDYYLKEGDSIYYDSTVPHRLVNKGNEECCFYVSIVPPIYNI